The proteins below are encoded in one region of Helianthus annuus cultivar XRQ/B chromosome 2, HanXRQr2.0-SUNRISE, whole genome shotgun sequence:
- the LOC110925302 gene encoding E3 ubiquitin-protein ligase PUB23 encodes MGDLKNIEVPPFFVCPISLELMKDPVTLPTGITYDRNSIEKWLYTKKNNTCPVTKQVLTDLDLTPNHTVRRLIQSWCTLNPSSGVERLPTPRLPASKSDILKLLKGLKHPNLQMKCLKRLKDIVMESETNKRSMEAVGAVNYLTYVLHNDNNNNTTSSSPLDEAITILYHMHLSQTGLQGLLLKTGEFVEMLTRVMQRSNSYETRTYVVMLLKSIFEATENMQMQVTRASLKPDFFIELVKVLTDQISQKATKSTLKLLINVCNSSGKNRIRAAEAETVSTLIDMLLNSDNDKRMSEMVLTLLDQLCQCAEGRSELLKHGAGLAVVSKKIFRVSQVASDRAVRIVHSVAKFSGNGGVVAEMLQIGVVGKLCLVLQVDCGGKMKEKAMEVLKMHARVWKNSSCIPYTLISSYPS; translated from the coding sequence ATGGGTGATCTCAAAAACATCGAAGTTCCTCCGTTTTTCGTATGCCCGATCTCGTTAGAGCTCATGAAAGACCCGGTAACACTTCCAACAGGAATCACATACGATCGCAATAGCATCGAAAAATGGCTATACACCAAGAAGAACAACACATGCCCGGTGACAAAACAAGTCCTTACCGATCTCGACCTCACCCCTAACCACACGGTTCGTCGGTTGATCCAATCTTGGTGCACCCTTAACCCCTCATCCGGTGTCGAAAGACTCCCCACCCCTCGCTTACCGGCTTCCAAATCCGACATCCTCAAACTCCTAAAAGGTTTAAAGCATCCCAACTTGCAAATGAAGTGTTTGAAGAGATTGAAAGATATTGTTATGGAGAGTGAAACTAACAAGAGATCAATGGAAGCAGTTGGAGCAGTTAATTACCTAACTTATGTGCTACACAATGATAATAATAACAACACGACGTCGTCTTCACCGTTAGATGAAGCAATAACCATTCTTTACCACATGCATTTGTCACAAACCGGACTTCAGGGTTTGCTACTCAAAACCGGCGAGTTCGTAGAGATGTTAACACGCGTGATGCAACGCTCGAACAGCTACGAAACACGTACATACGTTGTCATGCTGTTGAAGTCAATCTTTGAGGCTACAGAGAACATGCAGATGCAAGTCACAAGAGCGTCATTAAAGCCGGATTTCTTTATAGAGTTGGTCAAAGTTTTGACCGATCAAATTTCCCAAAAAGCCACCAAATCAACGTTGAAACTACTCATCAATGTTTGTAATTCATCAGGGAAGAATAGAATAAGAGCGGCCGAAGCCGAAACTGTTTCGACGTTAATCGATATGTTGTTAAACTCCGACAACGACAAGCGAATGTCGGAGATGGTGTTAACGTTGTTGGATCAGCTTTGTCAGTGTGCTGAGGGGAGATCTGAGCTGTTGAAACATGGGGCGGGTTTAGCGGTGGTGTCGAAAAAGATTTTTAGGGTTTCGCAGGTGGCGAGCGATAGGGCGGTGAGGATAGTGCATTCGGTGGCGAAATTTTCCGGCAACGGTGGTGTGGTGGCGGAGATGTTGCAGATAGGGGTGGTGGGGAAGTTGTGTTTGGTGTTGCAGGTGGATTGTGGGGGTAAAATGAAGGAGAAAGCTATGGAGGTTTTGAAGATGCATGCTAGGGTTTGGAAGAATTCTTCTTGTATACCATATACTTTAATTTCTTCTTATCCATCATGA